TCATGCTCACAACCCCGCCCTCTGTATACAACCAGGGAGACGGGGTTTTGGCATTGCCTTTAGAGAGCGGTTAGAATGAAGATGAAGAGGTTAATCTTAAAGAACAGAGTGGAGGAGGGAATATATGAACATCAAGCGCTATATGATAAAAGACACAAGTGAAACACGCCTGAAGGACCTCGATCCTGATGAACGTGGAGACTTCAAATCCAAAGAAGAAGCCGAAGCCAAAATGGAGAAGCTGAAGGAACGGCTGGTTAAGTTGCAGGATATCCTTTTTGCACAGAAAAAGCATTCGCTGCTGGTTATCCTTCAAGGAATGGATTCAAGCGGTAAGGACGGAACCGTCAAACACATCTTCTCCGGCATCAATCCGCAAGGGTTCATCGTAACCAGCTTCAAGAAGCCCTCACTGGAGGAGGAAGCGCACGATTTCCTGTGGAGAGTCCATATGAAGACCCCGCCCAAAGGCTATATCGCCGCCTTCAACCGTTCGCACTATGAGGATGTGCTGGTGCCCCGCGTGCATGGCGCTCTTAGCAAGGAGGATGCCAAGCGGCGGTTCCGCTACATCCGCCAGTTCGAGGAGATGCTGGCGGAAGAGGGAACGACGGTCATTAAGCTCTTTCTGCATATCTCCAAGGAGAAGCAGCTGGAGAAGATTAAGGAGCGGCTTGAAGATCCGGCGAAGCACTGGAAATTCGATGCCAGTGATCTGCAGGAACGCGAATACTGGGACGATTATCAAAAGGCATATGAGGATGTTTTTCAGGAGAGCAGTATAGATAAGGCTCCGTGGTACTGGATTCCGGCGAATCACCGCTGGTACCGCAACTATCTGGCCCTCAAGATTGTAGTCAAAACGCTGGAGGGGCTTGACCTGAGCTACCCGAAGCTGAATACACCGACGCCTGATATCTCACAGCTGATCTCACCGCGTCACTGATGCCATGCAGAGGTAAGGGAATTACATTCCTGCAGCGTCTTCCAGGCTATTATCCAGCAGGGCGGAATCGCGGACTTCCTTGCCGTTTGCACTGCTTTGGCTGATCAGCTCCGAGACGGTTACGAATTCATATCCCTGGCTGCGCAGCTTATCAATAATCTGTGGCAGGGCTTCATGCGTTTGTTTGCAGGAGTCGCTGGCATGCAGCAGCACAATATCTCCGGGATGGGCTTTGCTCGTAACACGGTTAACGATGTTATCCACACCGATGTTCTTCCAGTCCAGTGAGTCCGTGTCCCATTGAATGACTTTGTAGCCTAGATCGGTCGCCACCTGCAGGACTCTTTTGTCAAAATCACCGTTAGGCATTCTAATCAGGTTAGGCTGCGAACCGGTTAGCTCCGTCAATACTGTATGGGCCGTACTAATCTGCGTGCGAATTTCATCGTTGCTTAACGTACTGTAGTTCACATGCTTGTGACCGTGGCTGCCAATCTCGAACCCGGCGTCTTTGATGCTGGTCACGATTTCGGGATGGGTTTTACTCCAAGGTGAGGACAGGAAGAATGTCGCTTTATCCA
The window above is part of the Paenibacillus sp. FSL H8-0048 genome. Proteins encoded here:
- a CDS encoding PPK2 family polyphosphate kinase codes for the protein MNIKRYMIKDTSETRLKDLDPDERGDFKSKEEAEAKMEKLKERLVKLQDILFAQKKHSLLVILQGMDSSGKDGTVKHIFSGINPQGFIVTSFKKPSLEEEAHDFLWRVHMKTPPKGYIAAFNRSHYEDVLVPRVHGALSKEDAKRRFRYIRQFEEMLAEEGTTVIKLFLHISKEKQLEKIKERLEDPAKHWKFDASDLQEREYWDDYQKAYEDVFQESSIDKAPWYWIPANHRWYRNYLALKIVVKTLEGLDLSYPKLNTPTPDISQLISPRH
- the pdaB gene encoding polysaccharide deacetylase family sporulation protein PdaB yields the protein MNSFYVFSGKKIKRFLYIFAAALLTAGVVYVERGNITVFSEAAPSAIYSVPTEKKLIALTFDISWGEKRPEPILKVLEDKKVDKATFFLSSPWSKTHPEIVTSIKDAGFEIGSHGHKHVNYSTLSNDEIRTQISTAHTVLTELTGSQPNLIRMPNGDFDKRVLQVATDLGYKVIQWDTDSLDWKNIGVDNIVNRVTSKAHPGDIVLLHASDSCKQTHEALPQIIDKLRSQGYEFVTVSELISQSSANGKEVRDSALLDNSLEDAAGM